One genomic window of Nicotiana sylvestris chromosome 10, ASM39365v2, whole genome shotgun sequence includes the following:
- the LOC104247520 gene encoding branched-chain-amino-acid aminotransferase 2, chloroplastic-like, with protein MIQRAACFPRALLSSLQKVGARYFTAPAALTSAQSSADWDYESTDYDWDNLGFKVIQTDYMFMTRCSQYGNFEKGQLNPYGNIELSPSAGVLNYGQGLIEGTKAYRRDDGRTFLFRPHESAIRMQIGAERMCMPSPSTQQFVDAVKLTALANNRWIPPAGKGSLYVRPLLIGNGPILGVAPAPEYTFLVYACPVGNYLRNGTQPLTLYVEEEHHRASQGGAGGVKSITNYGPVLKAIKRAKERGYSDVLYLDSVNNRYIEEVSAANIFLVKGKVIATPIPSGTILEGITRKSVIAIAHDLGYQVEERLIEAEELISADEVFCTGTALGVAPIGSITYKNKRIEYKVSSELISEQLNSTLVAIQKGIIEDKRNWVLEIK; from the exons ATGATTCAAAGGGCTGCATGCTTTCCCAGAGCTCTACTTTCTTCTCTACAGAAG GTAGGAGCTAGGTACTTTACTGCCCCTGCAGCTCTAACTTCTGCACAATCTTCTGCTGATTG GGATTACGAATCAACGGATTATGATTGGGATAATCTTGGGTTCAAGGTGATTCAAACTGATTATATGTTCATGACAAGATGCTCTCAATATGGAAATTTTGAAAAAGGCCAACTTAATCCTTATGGGAACATTGAATTGAGCCCCTCTGCTGGTGTCTTGAACTACGGACAG gGTTTAATTGAAGGTACAAAAGCTTATAGAAGAGATGATGGACGTACTTTTCTTTTCCGTCCACACGAAAGTGCAATTAGAATGCAAATTGGTGCTGAAAGAATGTGTATGCCTTCCCCTTCTACTCAACAATTTGTCGATGCTGTCAAGCTAACTGCTCTGGCTAATAACCGTTGG ATCCCACCAGCTGGCAAAGGGTCACTTTATGTTAGGCCTCTGCTTATAGGAAATGGGCCTATACTTGGGGTGGCTCCAGCTCCTGAGTATACATTCCTTGTCTATGCTTGCCCAGTGGGAAATTATTTAAGG AATGGAACACAACCATTAACCTTATATGTTGAGGAGGAACATCATCGTGCCTCACAAGGGGGAGCTGGTGGAGTCAAAAGCATTACTAATTATGGCCCG GTTTTGAAAGCTATAAAGAGAGCAAAGGAGAGAGGATACTCAGATGTATTGTACCTTGACTCAGTAAATAATAGATATATTGAAGAGGTCTCTGCCGCTAACATTTTCCTTGTTAAG GGAAAAGTCATTGCAACGCCAATCCCCAGTGGAACCATTCTTGAAGGAATCACAAGAAAAAGCGTTATAGCCATTGCACATGATCTTGGATACCAG GTTGAAGAACGTTTGATTGAAGCTGAAGAATTGATTAGTGCAGATGAAGTCTTCTGTACAGGAACTGCACTTGGTGTTGCACCAATAGGAAGTATTACTTATAAGAACAAACG GATTGAATACAAGGTAAGCTCAGAACTAATTAGCGAGCAATTAAACTCGACACTAGTAGCGATTCAAAAAGGTATTATCGAGGACAAGAGGAATTGGGTTCTTGAGATTAAGTGA